One Paenibacillus riograndensis SBR5 DNA segment encodes these proteins:
- a CDS encoding response regulator, which translates to MRIVVVEDEATLRRGIIQFIEQMNERYQVVGEADNGADGERIILELQPDLIITDIKMPDMSGLEMLEKLKAQHFEYRSIILSGYSEFEYAKRAISAGVQEYLLKPFTENELRRVLAELSLSIELQRSLDPAHKEGAASFDYYFNSLLLGAPVNLEVLAERLLKEYNLNIRQPFYLAAIYLHENCNEAEQSWEKLLYSQLDKTMKGPVCTFALPADHLHLLLLTDQQSIDQFYRVIKQMLMAEEKPPNMASGFIKCEDMTSFRMQLTELKNDLQWSIVLGDQIVIDHERIQTLVTQIVRYPVELERQIILEIHAIDLNTMYSTCQEFLHYWRSKLYHPEDVIHAFVQFCSAIVNAAHKASLKWEQTLNLRRVYLKLMDSLTWSELSGTLLELYAEMQDSVRDYKLEYSPVIKRVIHYIDLHLHERITQLEVADKLRITPEYLSLLFAKEVGNNFNAYVREKKMNRAKELLIESELSGYEISSLLGFTDPKYFYKVFKNVTGLSTSDFIKIHRR; encoded by the coding sequence ATGAGGATTGTTGTTGTTGAGGATGAGGCAACTCTTCGCAGGGGAATTATTCAATTCATCGAACAGATGAATGAGCGGTATCAAGTGGTCGGCGAAGCGGACAATGGCGCGGACGGGGAGCGGATCATTCTGGAGCTGCAGCCGGACTTAATTATTACCGACATTAAGATGCCGGATATGAGCGGTCTGGAAATGCTCGAGAAGCTAAAGGCGCAGCATTTCGAGTACCGCTCTATCATTCTAAGCGGCTATTCGGAGTTCGAGTACGCAAAGCGGGCAATCAGTGCAGGTGTTCAGGAGTATTTATTGAAACCGTTTACGGAAAATGAGCTGCGCAGAGTGCTGGCAGAACTTTCGTTGTCCATTGAATTGCAGAGAAGTCTCGATCCAGCCCATAAGGAGGGAGCCGCATCCTTCGATTATTACTTCAACAGCCTTCTGCTCGGAGCCCCTGTGAATCTGGAAGTCCTTGCAGAACGACTGCTCAAGGAATACAACCTAAATATCCGCCAGCCGTTCTACCTTGCGGCTATATATTTGCATGAGAACTGTAATGAGGCTGAACAATCGTGGGAGAAACTGCTGTACAGCCAGCTGGATAAGACGATGAAGGGGCCGGTTTGTACTTTTGCTTTGCCAGCTGATCATCTGCATCTACTGTTATTAACAGATCAGCAGAGTATTGATCAATTCTACAGAGTAATCAAGCAGATGTTAATGGCAGAAGAGAAGCCGCCGAATATGGCCAGCGGATTTATTAAATGCGAGGACATGACCAGCTTCAGGATGCAGCTAACTGAGCTGAAGAATGACCTCCAATGGTCGATTGTGCTGGGCGATCAAATTGTAATTGATCATGAGCGCATCCAGACACTGGTGACGCAGATTGTCCGCTATCCGGTTGAGCTGGAGCGGCAAATTATTCTGGAGATCCATGCTATAGATTTAAATACAATGTACTCCACTTGCCAGGAGTTTCTGCATTACTGGAGATCAAAGCTATACCATCCGGAAGATGTCATTCATGCATTCGTGCAGTTTTGCTCCGCGATAGTCAACGCAGCTCACAAAGCTTCTCTCAAGTGGGAACAGACGCTGAATCTCAGAAGGGTATATCTCAAGCTGATGGATTCTCTGACCTGGTCCGAATTAAGCGGCACCCTGCTGGAGCTGTATGCAGAAATGCAGGATTCAGTCCGTGATTACAAGCTTGAATATAGCCCTGTAATTAAGAGGGTGATCCATTACATTGATCTGCACCTGCATGAGCGGATTACACAATTGGAGGTGGCGGATAAGCTTCGTATTACCCCAGAGTACTTAAGCCTGCTGTTTGCCAAGGAGGTCGGCAACAACTTCAATGCCTATGTCCGGGAGAAGAAGATGAACCGGGCCAAAGAGTTGCTGATAGAGAGCGAATTGAGCGGATATGAAATTTCGTCACTGCTGGGGTTCACGGATCCTAAGTATTTCTACAAGGTGTTCAAGAATGTGACGGGCCTCTCCACTAGTGATTTCATCAAGATCCACCGGAGATAA
- a CDS encoding RICIN domain-containing protein → MKFSRKMLAASMVLFLLTAVFNQAFAFGPVTLWGSSATQSASYARALILQNSGADNGKMYATHETWTANQLPHPAGPNFPIYESTNGGQNWTKVGEVADIHPGEGLREQGFLYELPQQVGNMPKGTMLLAVNAFPEGELVHNIELYKSNNLGRSWTYVATIATGGAYGGGMNWESQGIWEPFLLVAGGKLLCFYADEQDANHNQMIVHRSSADGVTWSQTKVDVALGNSRPGMPTVTQMGNGQYMLVYEIVNMYDDQIHYKISNDPENWGNTADAGMKVNYYNGQTPGSQPYVVWVPGGSPNGTVIISGGRSDKLFLNYNYGQGHWTTQDSVITLGYSRSLVPVSNNKLFIISTVKNASTGNSDVMAGTSDIVPASNNYSDNQMMLVNKNGKAMDLIGGNQNNGAVINQWAYDYNGPNQRWSVIPAGNGHFRIASSVSGKYAAVQGNSTSDGAQLVSAPYEEGNAFQQWDFVDAGNGWFKIVNVGSGKVLDVDKNSLANEAKMQQWAWTGAECQYWRIQPQGDYYIQAEHSGKYLNAGGAGTANETPVIQFTFENNIWFKWRFESTGEGYYKVLNLNASNKVADVSNVSTADGAKVHLWDDVNAGNQQVRLVPQQDGSFKLFFKHSNKAWDIEEFSRNNEARLTQYTEVTADNQKFYLERSN, encoded by the coding sequence ATGAAATTTTCCCGTAAAATGCTGGCGGCTTCTATGGTTCTGTTTCTGCTCACGGCAGTCTTTAACCAGGCGTTCGCCTTTGGTCCGGTAACCCTCTGGGGGAGCAGTGCAACGCAGAGTGCGAGCTACGCCCGGGCGCTGATTCTTCAGAATAGCGGAGCGGACAACGGCAAGATGTACGCTACACATGAGACATGGACCGCCAATCAGCTGCCGCATCCGGCGGGTCCTAATTTTCCAATCTATGAAAGCACCAATGGCGGACAAAACTGGACAAAGGTGGGGGAAGTTGCCGATATTCATCCGGGAGAAGGTCTAAGAGAACAAGGCTTCCTCTATGAGCTTCCCCAGCAGGTCGGCAATATGCCGAAGGGGACGATGCTGCTCGCGGTCAATGCTTTTCCTGAAGGCGAGCTGGTGCATAACATCGAACTCTATAAGAGCAACAATCTGGGCAGATCCTGGACCTATGTCGCAACCATCGCCACCGGAGGGGCTTATGGAGGAGGCATGAACTGGGAGAGCCAGGGAATCTGGGAGCCGTTCCTCCTCGTAGCTGGCGGCAAGCTGCTGTGCTTCTATGCGGATGAGCAGGACGCGAATCACAATCAGATGATTGTCCACCGCTCATCAGCAGACGGCGTAACCTGGAGTCAGACCAAGGTGGATGTGGCGCTCGGAAATTCCCGTCCGGGCATGCCGACGGTTACGCAAATGGGTAATGGACAGTATATGCTGGTATATGAAATCGTTAATATGTATGACGACCAGATTCACTATAAGATATCCAATGATCCCGAGAATTGGGGCAATACCGCCGATGCAGGCATGAAGGTTAATTATTATAATGGCCAGACCCCGGGTTCGCAGCCGTATGTGGTCTGGGTTCCTGGCGGAAGTCCGAACGGAACGGTTATCATCTCCGGAGGACGTTCGGACAAGCTGTTCCTGAATTATAATTACGGGCAAGGTCATTGGACAACGCAAGATAGCGTAATTACATTGGGATATAGCCGAAGCCTGGTTCCTGTGAGCAACAATAAGCTTTTTATCATCTCTACAGTCAAGAATGCCTCAACCGGCAATAGCGATGTCATGGCTGGAACCAGCGATATCGTCCCAGCCAGCAACAATTACAGCGACAACCAGATGATGCTGGTCAATAAGAACGGAAAAGCAATGGATTTGATCGGGGGAAATCAGAATAACGGCGCTGTGATTAACCAGTGGGCCTATGATTACAACGGGCCTAACCAGAGATGGTCAGTCATTCCTGCCGGAAACGGTCATTTCCGGATTGCGAGCAGCGTCAGCGGTAAATATGCAGCGGTGCAGGGCAATTCAACGAGCGATGGAGCACAGCTTGTCAGTGCACCATATGAGGAAGGGAATGCCTTCCAGCAATGGGACTTTGTCGACGCCGGCAACGGCTGGTTCAAGATTGTCAATGTTGGCAGCGGAAAGGTGCTTGATGTAGACAAGAACTCGCTGGCTAATGAGGCCAAAATGCAGCAGTGGGCCTGGACCGGTGCCGAGTGCCAGTACTGGAGAATCCAGCCGCAGGGTGACTATTATATTCAAGCAGAGCATAGCGGCAAATATTTGAATGCGGGTGGTGCCGGGACGGCTAATGAAACTCCAGTGATCCAGTTTACTTTCGAGAACAATATCTGGTTTAAATGGAGATTTGAGAGTACGGGTGAAGGTTATTATAAAGTGCTCAATTTGAACGCCTCCAATAAGGTGGCTGACGTATCGAACGTTTCTACAGCTGATGGTGCCAAAGTGCATTTGTGGGATGATGTGAATGCAGGGAATCAGCAGGTAAGACTGGTGCCACAGCAGGACGGAAGCTTTAAGCTGTTCTTCAAGCATTCCAATAAGGCCTGGGATATCGAAGAGTTCTCGCGCAACAATGAAGCCAGACTGACCCAATACACTGAGGTAACTGCAGACAACCAGAAGTTTTATCTGGAAAGAAGCAACTAA
- a CDS encoding carbohydrate ABC transporter permease: MLYNLAAALICIVFLFPLYWMIITSFKTELEIFQTPISFFPKSINFNAYFEQVREDYNIFRNFLNSIIISGAAMVIAVALSIPAAYALARFRFKGRKLVILSFLITQMLPTSLTLTPLFIIFKNMGLYNTYLAPAIADATIAIPFSVLILRTYFVTIPRELDEAAKVDGCNVFTAFVRIMIPISISGVVVSIIFSTLFAWADLMYAFTFINKQNMWPVTSGVFNFMQRYGTQWNNVMAFGVVSVLPIILLFTFLQKYIISGLTNGAIKG, translated from the coding sequence ATGTTATATAACCTTGCGGCTGCATTGATCTGTATCGTCTTTCTCTTTCCGCTCTACTGGATGATCATCACTTCGTTCAAGACAGAGCTGGAGATTTTCCAGACGCCGATCTCATTCTTTCCGAAGAGTATCAATTTCAATGCCTATTTCGAGCAGGTGAGAGAGGATTATAACATCTTCCGGAACTTTCTGAACAGTATCATCATTTCAGGCGCGGCAATGGTCATTGCAGTGGCACTAAGTATTCCTGCTGCCTATGCACTGGCGAGATTCAGGTTTAAGGGCAGGAAGCTGGTCATTTTATCGTTCCTGATCACCCAGATGCTTCCCACTTCGCTAACGTTAACGCCATTATTTATTATTTTCAAAAATATGGGGCTGTATAATACGTATCTGGCCCCGGCAATTGCTGATGCAACGATTGCGATCCCGTTCTCTGTTCTGATCTTGCGGACATACTTTGTTACCATTCCGCGGGAGCTGGACGAAGCAGCCAAGGTTGACGGATGCAATGTGTTCACCGCATTTGTCCGGATTATGATTCCAATCTCGATTTCCGGTGTCGTTGTCAGCATTATTTTCTCAACCCTGTTTGCCTGGGCGGACCTGATGTACGCCTTCACATTCATTAATAAACAGAATATGTGGCCGGTCACTTCAGGGGTGTTCAATTTCATGCAGCGCTACGGGACACAGTGGAATAACGTCATGGCCTTCGGCGTAGTTTCCGTGCTACCGATCATTCTTCTATTTACGTTTCTGCAAAAGTACATTATTAGCGGTTTAACAAACGGTGCAATCAAAGGCTGA
- a CDS encoding cache domain-containing sensor histidine kinase, whose amino-acid sequence MNRMIGLIRGMFKGYKRSLKGKLILSFLFTAILPLMVVQFIVYTSTARSMQHKINELLEGNLIQAARSVDREIASYNDLLYQIFTDEDITQLTLKMTHGSDNEQIISFGKLREKLGVLANSKDGISNISILMPNDLVVCYDKITGLATQHYWAKFGGQITDTEFYKQAGQTDQTVILPTEYADQYGEKSTHLFHLAKRMFDIGRQNKNTIGVIVISLKEEVLSEAVNYANMHLNGSGFNYIVDHNQTIISFPEKTLIGEPETNFLNQHAIKLTSGSTVSSVWAERWNKKPVLVNKQTDSTLGWSFVNITDKKEMFREMQSHQRLYLMIGVLTIVFSLLLAVYFSGKFTHSLRTIVRAMTSAKRGNLDVQLNFHTEDEIAIISSSFNSMIGQIKELVEDVKSAARQQKDAEIKALEAQINPHFLYNTLDTINWIAIENEQYKISHMLKNLAQILRYTISPSNEIVPIRKEMEWLRQYIYLQQIRFEHSFECVLEVEEAVVDCKIYKLLLQPFIENAILHGLEGCRTGGLITVTVGGYKSSCIQVRITDNGRGMTPEQLAQILNRKEQTVKKKGGGLGIHNVFTRLRLYYGQDCRWNITSQLGEGTQVLLEIPQCPEEGGLTK is encoded by the coding sequence ATGAACAGAATGATTGGTTTAATAAGAGGCATGTTCAAAGGCTACAAGCGGAGTCTGAAAGGTAAACTGATTCTCTCCTTCCTGTTCACAGCCATTCTGCCGCTCATGGTGGTGCAGTTTATTGTATATACCAGCACTGCCAGATCGATGCAGCACAAAATAAATGAGCTGCTGGAAGGAAATCTGATTCAGGCCGCCCGCAGTGTAGACAGGGAGATTGCCTCGTATAATGACCTGCTATATCAAATTTTCACAGACGAGGATATCACTCAGCTGACTCTGAAGATGACACATGGTTCAGACAATGAACAGATCATCTCTTTTGGCAAGCTGCGGGAGAAACTGGGGGTTCTGGCCAATTCCAAGGATGGAATCTCAAACATTTCCATTCTCATGCCGAATGATTTAGTCGTATGCTATGACAAGATAACTGGACTTGCCACTCAGCATTATTGGGCCAAATTCGGAGGGCAGATTACGGACACAGAATTCTATAAGCAGGCGGGGCAGACCGATCAAACGGTGATCCTCCCGACCGAATATGCTGATCAGTACGGGGAGAAGTCCACACATTTATTCCATCTGGCCAAGAGAATGTTCGACATAGGAAGGCAGAATAAGAATACAATCGGCGTAATCGTGATTAGCCTGAAAGAAGAAGTACTGTCCGAGGCTGTAAATTATGCGAATATGCATCTAAATGGCAGCGGGTTCAATTACATTGTTGACCACAATCAGACCATAATCTCCTTCCCGGAGAAAACATTGATCGGTGAGCCGGAGACAAATTTCTTGAATCAACATGCCATTAAGCTCACCAGCGGAAGTACCGTATCAAGTGTATGGGCTGAGCGCTGGAACAAAAAACCTGTGCTGGTGAACAAACAAACGGACAGCACACTCGGCTGGAGCTTCGTCAACATTACCGATAAAAAGGAGATGTTCCGTGAAATGCAATCCCACCAACGTCTGTATCTGATGATCGGTGTACTGACGATTGTATTCTCGCTGCTGTTGGCCGTTTATTTCTCCGGAAAATTCACTCATTCGCTCCGAACGATTGTCCGTGCCATGACTTCTGCCAAAAGGGGGAATCTGGATGTGCAGCTTAACTTCCATACGGAGGACGAAATCGCCATAATCTCCTCAAGCTTTAACAGCATGATCGGCCAGATTAAGGAATTGGTGGAAGATGTCAAGTCTGCAGCAAGGCAGCAGAAAGATGCTGAGATTAAAGCGCTAGAGGCGCAGATTAATCCTCATTTCCTATACAACACTCTGGATACGATTAACTGGATCGCCATTGAGAATGAGCAATATAAGATCAGCCACATGCTCAAGAATCTGGCGCAAATACTCCGGTACACGATTAGCCCAAGCAATGAAATCGTCCCTATACGGAAGGAAATGGAGTGGCTGCGGCAATATATTTACTTACAACAAATTCGCTTTGAGCATTCCTTCGAGTGTGTCCTGGAAGTAGAGGAGGCAGTGGTGGATTGCAAAATCTACAAGCTGCTGCTTCAGCCCTTTATTGAGAATGCCATCCTGCATGGACTGGAGGGCTGCCGTACTGGTGGGCTTATTACGGTCACTGTCGGCGGGTACAAGAGTAGCTGCATTCAGGTTCGAATCACAGACAATGGCCGGGGGATGACTCCTGAGCAGCTTGCCCAAATCTTGAATCGCAAAGAACAGACGGTAAAAAAGAAGGGAGGCGGGCTGGGAATACATAATGTGTTTACCCGTCTAAGACTCTATTACGGGCAGGACTGCCGCTGGAATATTACCAGTCAATTAGGGGAAGGAACGCAAGTTCTGTTAGAAATCCCGCAATGTCCTGAAGAGGGAGGACTAACGAAATGA